The genomic segment GAAATTTGACTTTGAGCTTATTCGCCTGTTCCAAATATTCTTTGGATTTTTTTGCATCCTGAGCCATTAAAAAAAGTTTTGATAATCTAAAACTATTCAAACTTTTGACACTATCGGATTTTGTGTTTTTTGTGATTTTAACAATACTGTCAATATAAACAGTGTCATCATCTAATGAAAGAATTACTTGTGAATTGGAAATTGCAGTAAAAAACAAAAAAAATAATAAGGCGTAGAGTTTCTTCATAAATGTGGCATTTACCCAAAGTTATTAAAGCTTAACGACTTTCAAAAAGAAATTGCTTGCATTTACCTGATATCAGGTAATAAAAAATACACTTTATCAGGTATTGCCGTCCCGTAAGTAAGGGTCTAATTTTGTTATGAATCAGATTATTAATTAAAAGACATATTATGAAATCAATTTTGAAAACCTTAGCAATTGTAATGACTCTTGCTTTTACAGCAGTTTCTTGCAGCAGCGATAATGACGATAACAACTCAGCTCCAGCATCAAGAGATGTAAAATATGAAATTACTGGAAATTATACTGGACAACTTGATGTAACCTACATGGAAAAAAGCGGCGCTCCGCTTATTGAAGATGTGCCTTCATTACCATGGACTAAAGAATTTACTGCCGATGCAGATTCTGATGGCGCGTTGGTACACACAAGTGGTTACGGAGGAGTTGCTGGACAAACTGTGACAGCTAAAGTTTATGTGGGAGGAAAAGTAGTTTCTGAGTTAACAGGAAAAGCAGATAGCGAAGGAATCATTGTTGTACATCCTAAAACATATATTTTTCCCAGATAAATCTTACTTTAAAATTTTAGATTTTTGTTTTTGGTAAAAGAAAGCTTCGCAATTGCGAAGCTTCTTTTTTTTTATGATTCCAACTGATTGTTGACTTCCTCAAATTTTTCAATCAGACTATTAATTTTTTCTTGCTGTTTTTTGGTTTGTTTTGGATGGATATACAACCAATTAAACAACATCCATAACAATGTTATTCCATAAGTTAAAATCGCCATCCAAGCTGTCATCCTGCTTGCATATTCATACATATACAAACAAATTCCAACTGTTAACAAAACAAAATACAAAGTCATTAGTTTTGTCTGCATGAAGTTTTGTTTCTTTTTAATTAAAATTAAGTTTTGCAAATACTCCTGATTGGTTTGATTTGCTTCTATATTTTTATAATTGCCTAATAATTTGTTGTAGACCATTAAATAAATCACCATTGCCAAAATCACCAGAACAATTCCGATTTTAGTCGAAATAAATTGCGGCTGATAATAAAACCAAACAAAAGCAATGAAGGCGCTGGTTCCTAAAAGCAGAATGTTCGTAAGCCATAAACAACGCAGTCCAGTTTTTTTAAACTTATTTATTCGTGCCAGCAAATCGGTTATATCTGGCTGACTTACGGATTGTTTTTTCCATAAATCTTTAAAATCTATATTATTATCGTTGTCCATTTTCTTTAAATTTTTGAGTCAGTTTTTCTTTAATTCTATGAATTTTCACTCTAACATTTGCTTCAGAAAGACCTACAATTTTAGCAATTTCATTTTGTTTGATATCTTCTAACTCTAACGAAATTATAATACGATCTGTTTCTGGAAGCTCAGCGATACATTTATACAAGAATTGAATCTGCGGTTCTAATGAGGTTTGTTTTTCTTCTGAAAGATGAATTGGCAATTCTGATTTTGGAAAACGTTTTTGTTTTTCTATCTGCCTCAGACAATTATTGGAAGCAATTCTAAAAATCCAGGTCCCAATAGCCGATTCATTCCTAAAAGTCTCCAGCTTTTGCCAGACAATTATAAAAGTTTCTTGCGTTAAATCCTGAGCGGCGTCATAATCATTTACAAATCCCATGCAAAGCCTAAAAATTCTGTCCCAATATGTTTTGTAGATTTCCTCGAATTCCATTTTAAGATTTTATAAAATTGTTTAACTGCTCCATGTACCAAGCCGTATCATCGTACATAATAAAATGCAGACCATTTGTGGCGTACTGAAAATTAGCCGTTTTTAAATTTTTATACTGACCTTCAATTGCTGGTTTTAAATTTATAAAATAAGATTCTAATAAAATTAATGCAGGACATGTAATCTGTGAGATTTTTTCTCTTAAATCAACATTGAAAAAGTCACAATACATTTGCCCAAAAGTTGTTCTGTCTGATTTCACACTCCAATCTACCACCATATCCAGCTTAGATGCATCGGCTAAAAGTCTAGGCATTGTCTTTTTTTGCATATCATAAAACTGATCGTTTGTCATTCCTGTCATTTGATTTACAGTTGAAGAACAATCATTGTTTATTTTAGATTTAAAAGTGGGATCATTTAAAGCTGCCAGACAAGGAAGCGCATCAACAACCACAATTTTACTAACCAAATCTGGATAATCTGCCGCGATGGCAAGCGCAAGTCCACCTCCCATACTATGACCAATTAAAATTGGCTTTTCAATATTATTTTCTTTGATATAATTGGCAATTCCGTTTTTCCAATTTTCAAAAGATGCATTTGGTTGCGCTTTTCTTCCTGCAAAACCAGCCATTGTAAGCGTATAACAAGTAAATTTATTTTCGAATGCGGCTTTAGTTTCATTCCAAACATCTCCAGAAGATGCAAAGCCAGGAATAAATATAATAGATTGATCTCCATTTCCTGTTTTTAAAACTTCAAACGGAAATTGTTTGGTCTGTCCGAAAACATTTAAACATAATGCTGAGAATAAGAATGCGATAATTAAGATGATATACTTTTTCATTTTTAATAATTTTAAGTTGTTAAAATTCTAATAGCAATAAATTGTTAATTAAATCGGATCCATGCTTTTGATACTACAACTATTAAAATGTTACAAAAGTTTTTAAATTTTTAATGAATCCCGACAGCTATCGGGGACCAAACTCCAATGTTGGTGCGGGTTTTTAACCGCAAAGTGCGCGATTTTTTTTGCCACAAAGGCGCTAGGTCGCAAAGTTTTTCTCTTAGTTTGTCTTCTAAAGGAGGAACGGTATGCATTGTCAATCTGAGCGAAGTCGAAGACCACGCTAGAAGCTCCGCAATCAAAATCGTCAATCTTTGTAGAGTTACTTGTATGGTCTTCGACTTCGCTCAGACTGAAAAACTATAAGCTTTTCGAAATAAAATTTGTGGAAATTCGTGTAATTTGTGGCAAAAAACAAAGCACAAAAAAAAAAATCCCAAACCCCAATCGTAAAATTGGAATTTGGAATTTTTATATTGAAAATTAATTTGGTTATCCTACCAAATTGATAATTTTTCCAGGAACGATAATCACTTTATTCGGCGTTCTTCCGTCTAAGTGTTTTTGAGTTCTTTCGTCTTTCATAACGATTTCTTCGATTTGTTCTTTAGTTAAATCCAAAGGTAATTCAATTGTGAAACGCATTTTTCCGTTGAACGAAACTGGATATTCTTTATTAGTTTCAACTAAATGTTTTTCGTCAAAAATTGGGAAAGCCACTTCTGAAATTGAAGTTGTATGTCCTAATTTTGACCATAATTCTTCTGCAATGTGAGGCGCGTATGGCGAAACCAAAATTGCTAATGGTTCTAAAATCGCTCTTGAATGACAGTTTTGAGAAGACAATTCGTTTACACAAATCATGAACTGAGAAACCGAAGTATTGAAAGAGAAATTCTCGATATCTTCTGCTACTTTTTTGATTGTTTTATGCAATGATTTCAAGTTGTCTTTTGTTGGTTCGTCGTTGTTTACGATTAAACCGTTATCATCAAAATACAATCTCCATAGTTTTTTCAAGAAACCAAATACACCAGAAATTCCGGCAGTATTCCAAGGTTTTGCCTGCTCTAACGGACCTAAGAACATTTCGTATAAACGTAATGTATCTGCTCCATATTCATCACAAATATCATCTGGAGTTACAACATTGTATTTCGATTTAGACATTTTTTCGACTTCGCGACCAACAATATATTTTCCATTATCATCTAGAATGAATTCAGCATCAGCATAATCCTCTCTCCAAGCTTTGAATTTTTCTACATTTAATTCATCAGAAGAATTTACCATTGAAACATCTGCATGAATGGGCTGTACTTTTTGATCTCCAATTTTATTTTTAGACACAAAAGTATTTGTTCCTTCTAATCTATAAACAAAAGCACTAGTCCCCAAAATCATTCCCTGATTGATCAGTTTTTTGAACGGTTCTTCAGTTGGAGCAAAACCTTTGTCTTTTAAGAATTTGTTCCAAAAACGAGAATACAATAAGTGACCTGTCGCGTGCTCGCTTCCTCCAATATATAAATCTACATTTTCCCAATAAGCCAAAGCCTCTTTGCTTGCAAATTCATTTTCATTGTGTGCATCCATATAACGCATCCAATACCATGAACTTCCTGCCCAACCTGGCATTGTGTTTAATTCTAAAGGAAAGACTGAAACATTGTCAACTAAATCTGTATTGACAACTTTGTTTTGTTTAGTATCCCAAGCCCAAACTGCTGCATTTCCTAATGGTGGCAAACCGTCTTCTGTTGGTAAATATTTCTCTACTTCTGGTAAAATAATTGGCAAATGCTGTGTGTCAATCATTTTAGGTAATCCATTTACATAATAAACCGGGAATGGCTCACCCCAATAACGCTGACGAGAGAAAACAGCATCACGCAAACGGTAATTTGTTTTACCAGTTCCCTGTCCGATTTCTTCTAATTTAGCAATTGCTTTTTTAGTTCCTTCTTTATAATTTAATCCGTTTAAGAAATCAGAATTTGCGATTTCAACGTTGTCTTTTGATCCGTAAGCCGCTTCAGAAATATCAACATTTGCAAAAATGTTTTTAATTTCCTGCATTCCGTTTTGACCTTTAAAGAAATTAGCAAAAGCGTAATCTCTTTCGTCTCCGCAAGGAACCGCCATTACAGCACCTGTTCCGTAACCTGCTAAAACGTAATCTCCAATCCAAACCGGAATTGGTTCTTTTGTAAATGGGTGTTCAGCATAAGCTCCTGTAAATACTCCAGAAATAGTTTTCACATCAGCCATACGCTCACGCTCAGAACGTTTTGCTGTTTTTTCGATATACGCTTCAACTTCTGCTTTTTGTTCTGGAGTTGTAATTTTTGCCACCAAATCGTGTTCTGGAGCCAAAGTCATAAAAGTTACTCCAAAAATAGTATCAGGACGAGTAGTGAAAACTTCGATTACTTCATTATGATCTTTCACATTAAAAGTTACCAAAGCCCCAACCGATTTTCCGATCCAATTTCTTTGTGATTCTTTGATTGACTCACTCCAATCGATATCATTTAGACCTTCAAGCAAGCGTTCGGCATAAGCAGAAATTCGCATACTCCATTGTGTCATTTTTTTTCTTATAACAGGGAAGCCTCCACGTTCTGAAACTCCGTTTACAATTTCGTCATTTGCCAAAACAGTTCCTAAGCCTGGACACCAGTTTACTTCGGTTTCTGCCAAATACGTCATTCTGTATTGCAACAAGATTTTTTCTTTTTGATCTTCAGAATAAGATTTCCATTCGTCAGCAGTAAAAATCGCTACA from the Flavobacterium sp. genome contains:
- a CDS encoding sigma-70 family RNA polymerase sigma factor; the encoded protein is MEFEEIYKTYWDRIFRLCMGFVNDYDAAQDLTQETFIIVWQKLETFRNESAIGTWIFRIASNNCLRQIEKQKRFPKSELPIHLSEEKQTSLEPQIQFLYKCIAELPETDRIIISLELEDIKQNEIAKIVGLSEANVRVKIHRIKEKLTQKFKENGQR
- a CDS encoding alpha/beta hydrolase, translating into MKKYIILIIAFLFSALCLNVFGQTKQFPFEVLKTGNGDQSIIFIPGFASSGDVWNETKAAFENKFTCYTLTMAGFAGRKAQPNASFENWKNGIANYIKENNIEKPILIGHSMGGGLALAIAADYPDLVSKIVVVDALPCLAALNDPTFKSKINNDCSSTVNQMTGMTNDQFYDMQKKTMPRLLADASKLDMVVDWSVKSDRTTFGQMYCDFFNVDLREKISQITCPALILLESYFINLKPAIEGQYKNLKTANFQYATNGLHFIMYDDTAWYMEQLNNFIKS
- the leuS gene encoding leucine--tRNA ligase, whose product is MKYNPNEIEAKWQKYWAESQTFAAKNNSEKPKHYVLDMFPYPSGAGLHVGHPLGYIASDVYSRFKRHQGFNVLHPMGYDSFGLPAEQYAIQTGQRPEDTTRVNIDGGVDKEGKQIAGYRKQLDKIGFSFDWAREVRTSNPDYYKHTQWIFIQLFNSWYCRKQGKAFDISELVTVFEESGNALVEAVCDDNVAIFTADEWKSYSEDQKEKILLQYRMTYLAETEVNWCPGLGTVLANDEIVNGVSERGGFPVIRKKMTQWSMRISAYAERLLEGLNDIDWSESIKESQRNWIGKSVGALVTFNVKDHNEVIEVFTTRPDTIFGVTFMTLAPEHDLVAKITTPEQKAEVEAYIEKTAKRSERERMADVKTISGVFTGAYAEHPFTKEPIPVWIGDYVLAGYGTGAVMAVPCGDERDYAFANFFKGQNGMQEIKNIFANVDISEAAYGSKDNVEIANSDFLNGLNYKEGTKKAIAKLEEIGQGTGKTNYRLRDAVFSRQRYWGEPFPVYYVNGLPKMIDTQHLPIILPEVEKYLPTEDGLPPLGNAAVWAWDTKQNKVVNTDLVDNVSVFPLELNTMPGWAGSSWYWMRYMDAHNENEFASKEALAYWENVDLYIGGSEHATGHLLYSRFWNKFLKDKGFAPTEEPFKKLINQGMILGTSAFVYRLEGTNTFVSKNKIGDQKVQPIHADVSMVNSSDELNVEKFKAWREDYADAEFILDDNGKYIVGREVEKMSKSKYNVVTPDDICDEYGADTLRLYEMFLGPLEQAKPWNTAGISGVFGFLKKLWRLYFDDNGLIVNNDEPTKDNLKSLHKTIKKVAEDIENFSFNTSVSQFMICVNELSSQNCHSRAILEPLAILVSPYAPHIAEELWSKLGHTTSISEVAFPIFDEKHLVETNKEYPVSFNGKMRFTIELPLDLTKEQIEEIVMKDERTQKHLDGRTPNKVIIVPGKIINLVG